From the genome of Longispora fulva:
GGAGTCCGACGAACTGCCCGAGCGGATCGGCGCCGTGTGCGAGGTCGTGCACCTGGTCTTCACGACCGGACACGCCCCGCCCGTCGGCGACCGGATCCCGCGCGCGGACCTGGTCGACCACGCGATCGACCTCGCCCGGATGCTGCACCTGCTGCTGCCCGGCGAGCCGGAGATCACCGGCCTGCTCGCTCTCCTGGTACTCACCGACGCCCGCCGGGGTACCCGGCTGTCGGCGGACGGCAAACTGGTGCTGCTCGCCGAGCAGGACCGCCGGTCGTGGGACACCGCGCTGATCGACGAGGGCATCGGCCTGCTCACCGCGGCGCTGCGGGGTGGGGCCCCGACCCGGTACGCCGTGCAGGCCGCGATCGCCGCCGTGCACGCCGAGGCACCGACCTGGGAGGCCACCGACTGGGCGGAGATCGTCGGACTCTACGACGTGCTCCGCACACTGTGGCCCTCCCCGGTCGTCGACCTGAACCGGGCTGTCGCGGTCGGCATGCGCGACGGCCCGGCGGCCGGGCTGCGCGCGCTGACCCCTTTGCTCGACAATCCGACGATGGCCGGGTACAGCTACCTCAGTGCGGCCCGGGCCGACCTGCTGCGCCGCCTGGGCAGCCGGGCGGCGGTCGCGGCGTACGAGGAGGCGCTGGCGTTGACCAGCAACGAGGTCGAGCGGGCGTTTCTCGCGGCGCGGCTTGCGGAGGTGTCAGACAGCTGACCCACGGGCGACAGGATGCGGCGGAGCGGCTGTCCCCCGCCTCGTCCCATTCGCCCGACTCTCCCCGACGGTCCTGGGATCAGTCCCTCATTCGCCGGCCGTCGATCGGCCCGGATCTCCAGGCCGCACCCTGCGCGGCCCAGAAAAGAGGTAGGAACAGCCGATCGAAGTCCTCGGCCAGGTCGAGGGAGATGGACCTGGCCACGATCAGGTACCGGTGGTTGGCCTCTGCGACTTTCACCGTCACCGCACGTGACGTGTCGGCCCCTCGCGCGCACAGGCCCGAGCCGGCGCCGGAGGCGGGGCAGACGAAGTTCCAGCCGTCGAAGTCGGTGTCCGCCATGGCGTCGCGGGCGAGCGACCCCGCGATGTACAAGCTGCCGGTGGGCACGATCCACACCGAGACCAGGTACTTGCCGGCCTCGTCCACGTAGCTGCCGGAAAGAGTCGTGCCGCACTTGTTGAGGCGCAGGTTGTCGTTGTACGCGCCCGCTTCGTGGCCGGCCGGGCAGGGGATCGTGTTGGAGCCGCGCAGCATGAAGCGACGCCCGTCGACGTCGGTGTAGCGCTGCGGCAGGTGCGTACTCGCGGTCAGAGGGGACTTGTCGTTCTCTGCGACGTCGAACTCCCCGTAGGTCGGGTCGGGGAGAGGCGACGGCACCGCGTTCTCTGGTTCGGGGTAGACGTGCCGCCGGTCGCGCCGGTAGATGGCGTGGCCGGTCGGGGATTCCGAGGTCGGGTGTGGGCGGGTGAAGTCGCCGGCGCGGATCCGCGCAAAAACGATCTTGGCCAGGTCCAGTTCGCGGGCCGCCGAGTAGGTGTCATCGGCGGCCTGGTCGGCCAGGAATGGCCAGGCGCTGTTCTTGAACCGCCGCACTGCGAACTGGTGCAGCGTGCCGCCGTCGTCGACGAGCAGCCCCGCTCCGGCGCACGAGACGGCGTCGCGCCCGCCGAGCAGTCGCGTGGTCGGCGCGTCCACGGGCCGACACACCGGCGGGTGCCCGTCGGCCGGCACGTCCCGGCCCCCGTCGGCGAGCCGGCGCTTGTCGGCCGGCCAGACGTCGACCGGCACCTTCCCGTACACCCAGGAGACCTCCCATTCGAGCATGCCACCGGCCGGACCGGCGGGCTGGATGATCTGGCCGTACTCGCAGCCGGTCGGCTCCCCGAACCAGGACGGCCCGTCGCCGTC
Proteins encoded in this window:
- a CDS encoding RNA polymerase sigma factor, which codes for MRPDVSAAVARAHRREWAQVLAATVRVTRDLDLAEECVQDAFAKALRTWSRSGVPARPGGWLTTVARNRALDLLRRESLWRRAAPLLVVDEHVPGPEATGSGIDDDRLRLIFTCCHPALGREAQVALTLRLLCGLSTVEVARAFLVSEPTMAARITRAKKKIAAARIPYRVPESDELPERIGAVCEVVHLVFTTGHAPPVGDRIPRADLVDHAIDLARMLHLLLPGEPEITGLLALLVLTDARRGTRLSADGKLVLLAEQDRRSWDTALIDEGIGLLTAALRGGAPTRYAVQAAIAAVHAEAPTWEATDWAEIVGLYDVLRTLWPSPVVDLNRAVAVGMRDGPAAGLRALTPLLDNPTMAGYSYLSAARADLLRRLGSRAAVAAYEEALALTSNEVERAFLAARLAEVSDS